The DNA sequence GGCTTCACCAGGGCACAATCCTCCCCTTCCAGTCCACCAGTCGGCTATTTTGCTCTTCGCAGAGGCTGGAAAGCACTTGGATGATCCCCTGCACACTCTCTTGCACCGTCAGTTCCGCCTGCGTTGTGCAAACATGTTTTTGCACTGAAAATCCAAACCAAAACCTGCCACGAGGACACCAGACTTGGGCTACTTGGGAATGGAAAGGTGGGGGCACCAGGTGTTTCCAGACACCTTGAGCTGCAGAAGCATCTATTTTATGGATGCTCTGCTGGCAGTTTCTTTGCCGCTTTGAGCATAGCTATGGGGAAACAGTTTATTAATAAAAGCAATTATCACAGGAAGACCTGGGTGGGGGCCATGGCTGCTAAAGGCTTCAGATTGCCAGGAACCAACCTTCCACAGGGCTGGATAAGTTTCGCTTCTGAGCAGGGCCAAGTGGAGGAAATGCCAGAAAGTCCCAAGAATGGAGACTATTCTGCAGGGGAAAGACCCCAGCCACCTCCTTCCTGGCAACCTGGATGAAAAAGGCCACATTCTGGGTATTGGTTCAAGGCCCagggcccgtgggccggatacggcccaatcgccttctaaatccggcctgcggatggtccaggaatcagtgtttttacatgagtagaatgtgtccttttatttaaaatgcatctctgggttatttgtggggcataggaatttgttcatcccccccccatatggtctgagggacagtggactggcccacggctgaaaaacaagagggcatcagaggagagagggaaggaaagagggacagaggccagtattGCCCGTGGCATCCCttaccatcattcaaggcaccccagggtgccacagcacactggttgaaaaccactgcctggggggtggggggtgggtgtacGAATTATCAGACTCTGAAAAGCCGGTATGACTGAatcaagttcatccattttggggaattaattaaactaaatagttttaattggattttgactAAATGTGCAATTATTACTATGAGTTTTATTGTGTTACTATCTTTGGTTGGCCATGCAAACCACTATTTCGGCTTTTGGTAGGGTAAGGGCccctggggatgagtttatggaacaaACGGGGTGGTGGCCCAAAATCgatgggaaaccctgctctagttAGTCAAGAGGTTTGCAAGCTGTGCTTCTTGCTCCTCCTCCGCTCCTTTACCACACCCTGGTCTAATGACCAGTTGCGATTTTGCCCCTACCTTGTCTGTTCCCAGTTCCGTCTTCACCCATCCTGGGTGAAGTGCAGCGCAAAGGATCCCGTCATCCTTGTACTCCAGCGCCTGGCACCGCGTGAGCATGTTCAGCGCTGTCTGAAGAAAGACAGAAGCAGCCGCACTGTGGAGGTTACAGGGTAAACTAGCGAGTCAcacagctggatcaggccggcggcccatctggtccagcatcctctttgccacagtggccaaccagatgctccaacgGGGAGCCCACAAGCTGGGCCTACGGCCAACGGTTCTCTCCCTTGGGATTGTCAGCTGCCAAGAGAGGCATGTTGCCTTCATCGCTGGAGACAatacatagccattgtggctagcagccacagGTAGCTCCGCCCTCCGCCCTCCTCCACCCAttcatccaatcctcttttgaagccttcttggttggtggccatcacactGCACCTTGTGGGAGctgttataaaatatatataatttatataatttatattatatatattatatgtagAAATAAAaaaccttaaattcttacaacagagCCAATTCCTAACTATGTGCAACAAGGGCTGTGGTCAGTGCTGGATTATGCACTATAAATTCACCCCTCCCAGGAGGCCACAGTGATGTCAGCGGCAGCTGTCCCTGGCCACACTCCCTGTTGCTGAACCTGCCCGCTTTGCAGATTGGCCAAGATGCAGGCAGGCGAGAGAGGCTGTGCTGCCCATGTTACCTTGCTGCAGCGGTAAGCAATGACGGGGAACATGACCATAGGAGGGGGCGTCCCGATTGAGCTGCCGATGGTGGAGACGTTGATGATGGCAGCCCTGCTGCAGCTCAGccccttcctgctgctcctcttaGCAGCCGTCTTCAGCATGGGCAGAAATGCCTGCAAAGGAAGACAGACGTGGGCAGTCCCTTTGTCCCCCTTCCCAGGCCCTCCATCCTTGGTGCCCCACTTCTCCTTGGCTGGCCCCCTCTCTGTCTTGGTCAATATGTTATGAGTGTGACGGGTGCTTTGCAGGGTATTAGGAAGACAAgcccctgtctcagggaaaacaaaatcgaaaattctttctagtagcaccttagagaccaactgagtttgttcctggtatgagctttcgtgtgcatgcacacttcttcataccaggaacaaactcagttggtctctaaggtgctactagaaagaattttcgattttgttttgactatggcagaccaacacggctacccacctgtaactgtctcaGGGAGTTCAGTGTAAGGAAATAAGCAGGGAAAGCTTTCCGTTAAAGTTGTGGGAGCCTTTTAACATCTCCTTTCACCTGCTGCTCCCTTCTTTGCCCAGAACAATGGATGCCACCTCTAGCAAAGTATGAGGATAAGCTCTACCTTTGTCACCAGCATTGGGCCAATGACATTGATACAGTAGACGCTCAGCATATCTTCTTTGGTCACCGACTCCAGGGTGCTTGGGGGCATGACGCCCGCATTGTTGATCAGCAGATTTAGTCCACTTCCAGCCAGGTGGACCTCAGCTTCCTTCGCAGCAGCCTTGATGCTAGCCTCATCCGTGGACTCTGTGGAAAGAGGGCACAGGATTTGTCATGGAAACACCTTCTTCCCCTTTATagctttccagggcttcagaGAGGAGACTTTCCCAGGACAACCTGGAAAAGCTGGGCCCGGGAAACTCAacttgggaccatctgcatggCAAAGAGCTACAGCTGTTCTCCATGGGTTTGGTCACATTTGTTATTTACCTCATCCTCCTCAGCCCTATCCCCATCAAGACTGAGAAAGGGTTCTCTCCTCAAGGCAAGAGCCTCTGCCCACCAACCACAG is a window from the Lacerta agilis isolate rLacAgi1 chromosome 8, rLacAgi1.pri, whole genome shotgun sequence genome containing:
- the LOC117051236 gene encoding C-factor-like, whose protein sequence is MSGSHFHSVLVTGANRGIGLELVKQLLELREPPKWVFATCRDPHGGRIQELRSLASKHPGLVILQLESTDEASIKAAAKEAEVHLAGSGLNLLINNAGVMPPSTLESVTKEDMLSVYCINVIGPMLVTKAFLPMLKTAAKRSSRKGLSCSRAAIINVSTIGSSIGTPPPMVMFPVIAYRCSKTALNMLTRCQALEYKDDGILCAALHPGWVKTELGTDKAELTVQESVQGIIQVLSSLCEEQNSRLVDWKGRIVPW